The segment GCCGCCGTCGCGTCGGACTTCGGGAGGGTGAAGGAGATGTCGGCGAGTCCGGTCGCCGCTGCGGAGGCGTTCTGGACGATCATGTCGACGTTCGCGCCCGACTTGGCCACGATCTTGAAGATGTCGGCCGCCTTGCCGGGCACATCGGGAACACCGATGACGGTGATCTTGGCCTGGCTGAGGTCGGTGGCGACTCCGGCGACGATCGGCTCTTCCATGTTCTCTCCCTTTTCCCCGTCGGGAAGACTCTGACCCGGGCCCACGACCCACGTCCCCACGTCCGGGCTGAACGTCGAACGCGCGTGGATCAGCACGCCGTGCCGACGGGCGTACTCCACGGCGCGGATGTAGAGCACCTTCGCGCCGTTGGCGGCGAGCTCGAGCATCTCCTCGCTGGAGATGCTCCCGAGCTTCTGCGCCTTGGGCACGACCCGCGGGTCGGCCGTGAAGATCCCGTCCACGTCGCTGTAGATCTCGCACACGTCGGCCCGGAGCGCGGCGGCGAGGGCCACAGCAGTGGTGTCGGACCCGCCGCGTCCGAGCGTGGTGATGTCGCGGGTGTCGCGGTTGAATCCCTGGAATCCGGCGACGATCACGATCGCGCCGTCATCGAGCGCCTCCCGCAGGCGCACCGGAGTGACATCGACGATGCGCGCGGCGCCGTGCGTGGCATCCGTGATCATGCCCGCCTGGCTGCCGGTGAACGAGCGCGCCTCGAAGCCCATCGAGTGGATGGCCATCGCCAGCAGCGCCATCGATATCCGCTCGCCGCTGGAGAGCAGCATGTCGAGCTCGCGCGGGGCCGGCATCGGGGCGACCTTGCCCGCGAGTTCGAGAAGCTCGTCGGTGGTGTCGCCCATCGCGCTGACGGCGACGACCACTTCGTGGCCGGCGCGCCGGGTGTCGACGATCCGCTTGGCGACCCGCTTGATGCTCTCGGCATCGGCGACGGACGAGCCACCGTATTTCTGGACGATCAACGCCACGTGCAAGACCCCCGCGTACGTCTGGCGCCACAGCGCCCGGCGACGGCGCGCGACGGGACGGCGCGCCGATGCACCATCTTACGGACCTTCGCATTCCCCGACTTCCATGTAGCCTGCCGACCATGACGGCGGACCTCGCGGCGTGGTCGGACTTCAACGTGGCGATCGTGGGCGCGGCTGCCGCGCTCGCAGGCCTGGTGATCGTCGCCGCGAGTGTCAACATCCGAGAGGTCATCCAGGCGACGACCGTCACAGCCCGGCTGGGGGCCGGCATCGTCGCCCTCGTGGTCGCCCTCTCGATCGCAGCGATCGGCCTCATCCCCGACCTCGACACCGGCGCCTACGGGGTGATCATCCTCACCCTCACCCTCATCGCGGCCGTCTTTCAGGCGCATGCGGCACGTGTCATCGTCCGCACTCCCCCACCGGGTGACGACACCCCTCCGATGGTGACGAAGGCCGTCGTCGGTTTCGTGCCGATCGCCGCGTACGCCGTGGCGGGGTTCGCGCTCCTCGTCGGTCACCCGGCTGGGCTGTATGCCTCCGCCGCTGCCGCGCTCCTGACGATCGCCTCCGCGCTGCTGGTGTCGTGGATCGCACTGGTCGAGGTGCTTCGCTGATCAGCCCGGGGCGACCGGTGGTGGATCGACCGCGGCGCGACGCGGCCGGAGGGTACCGCCTGTCGCGGCGAGCCAGCACCCGAGGATGACGAGCGGAAAGCCGAGGAGAAGTCCCACGGTGAGGGGCTCGGAGAGCACGATCACCCCCAGCAGGATGGCGACCACGGGATTGACGTAGGTGAACAGCGGTGCACGGGCGGGGCCGACCTCGCGGATCAGGGCGAAGAAGGCGATGAACGCGAGCGCCGTGCACAGCACCGCCAGGAGCCCGAGGGCCCACAGACTCCGCGCGCTCGGCGGGCCCGGCTGGACGACCAGCGCCACGGGGAGGTAGCACAGCCCGACCACCAGCAGCGACACCGTGATGGTCCCCAGCGGCGGGACATCGCGCAGCTTGTGGGCGACGATGAAGGGCGCGGTGGCGTACAGCACAGCCACCAGCAGCACCTCCCCCACGGCGATGAGGCCGGCGACGATCTCGCCCTCCGAGATCGCGGGTCCGGCGACGATCACCCCGACGCCGACGAATCCGATCACGAGACCGAGGACCCGGGAGGGGCGGAGGGCGGCACGGTCGCCGCCGATGACGGCGATGATCGCCGCGAACAGCGGCACCGTGGCCACGAGGAGTCCGGTCAGACCAGAGGACAGCGTCAACTCCGCGTGGCTGAGGAGGAAGAACGGTCCGGCCATCTCGACCGCTCCGAACGCCAGAACCCATCCGATCTTCGCGAACGCAGGGCGCAGTGCTTTCGCACGCAGTGCGAAGGGCAGCAGGAGAAGGGCGGCGGCCAGGGTTCTGCCCGCGACCACGCCGGCCGGGGAGATCGTCTCGACGGCTTCCTTGATGAACAGGTAGGGCATGCCCCAGAGCACCGACATGACGGCGAAGAGGGCCCAGCCGCGCGTGCCGAACCGACCTCCGGCCGGAGGGGCGAGGACGGGCGCGGTCACATCGAGCGCCGGCCTTCGAAGGCCCGCCCCAGGGTCACCTCGTCGGCGTACTCGAGGTCGCCTCCCACCGGCAGGCCCGAGGCCAACCGGGTCACGGTGATCTGCAGCGTGTGGAGCAACCGGCTGAGGTACGTCGCCGTGGCCTCCCCCTCGAGGTTGGGGTTCGTGGCGAGGATGACCTCCTGCACGGTTCCGTCCGCCAGACGCTGCATGAGC is part of the Microbacterium sp. ET2 genome and harbors:
- a CDS encoding DMT family transporter is translated as MTAPVLAPPAGGRFGTRGWALFAVMSVLWGMPYLFIKEAVETISPAGVVAGRTLAAALLLLPFALRAKALRPAFAKIGWVLAFGAVEMAGPFFLLSHAELTLSSGLTGLLVATVPLFAAIIAVIGGDRAALRPSRVLGLVIGFVGVGVIVAGPAISEGEIVAGLIAVGEVLLVAVLYATAPFIVAHKLRDVPPLGTITVSLLVVGLCYLPVALVVQPGPPSARSLWALGLLAVLCTALAFIAFFALIREVGPARAPLFTYVNPVVAILLGVIVLSEPLTVGLLLGFPLVILGCWLAATGGTLRPRRAAVDPPPVAPG
- a CDS encoding aspartate kinase — its product is MALIVQKYGGSSVADAESIKRVAKRIVDTRRAGHEVVVAVSAMGDTTDELLELAGKVAPMPAPRELDMLLSSGERISMALLAMAIHSMGFEARSFTGSQAGMITDATHGAARIVDVTPVRLREALDDGAIVIVAGFQGFNRDTRDITTLGRGGSDTTAVALAAALRADVCEIYSDVDGIFTADPRVVPKAQKLGSISSEEMLELAANGAKVLYIRAVEYARRHGVLIHARSTFSPDVGTWVVGPGQSLPDGEKGENMEEPIVAGVATDLSQAKITVIGVPDVPGKAADIFKIVAKSGANVDMIVQNASAAATGLADISFTLPKSDATAALRALAGEQSEVGFQSLVHDDQIGKLSIVGAGMRTHSGVAATLFEALSVARINIEMISTSEIRTSVVVRGDNLGEAARVVHTAYGLDGETEAVVYAGTGR